In Drosophila innubila isolate TH190305 chromosome 2R unlocalized genomic scaffold, UK_Dinn_1.0 1_C_2R, whole genome shotgun sequence, the following are encoded in one genomic region:
- the LOC117785552 gene encoding uncharacterized protein LOC117785552, producing the protein MANRRRLVSILQSVEQVGDQTRNNTFSISSNSTAAMYIETGTLKGVTLRDGKEMIEDIVDGIFDANIGVANLSSSQPSLTDTFESSEEMDERLKRWQDMLRDRLKMQERIWRKTGKSPNEMLFNLPPSVEQREKGTVHRLMDYASRMNPIRLKQKIPDVLPQRLDRQTGTCLLEVQETLPQAERTGTTSVEISGLPKSTKREILSPPRGLAVTSPKQNKNKWYNSKELENQILAKDEDIRRVLEFCPDISGLEVVGNNHNKFYHTEHIDLLHSEHIYTVSTSTESYHESQKSSEVDCHQQLPPEDIKVGIKINDMVYTAEQKRHISVGDLQFHFECEPYQVQVKEVFRLENIGKKVMICEWTRHFETHQRTQDWEDCENCFLFDRKLLILFPGEVYISKVLFQPSVVSLSKQSWELKTFPNIFCTPRGALVVYFIGKCVVPLMYAEKINRLLQFVIDKSTDQAIRKLSTNQGELAPLLESAERLLPCGRDLDERELFNALNVGYHCKRFEDLEDLRVLHNALKTPREPIWDLRLDTIKKIILRLPILEYRESYFNKFIDIQQSMKSCGDTQFSTFDHRQERERSRLIYVRGCIANGIEEWEELMISIELTCLKSEYVNFYSDSQDKPGEGEDEKPWLTQLKNDNLDLYLLKKLRAKKYYRDSLYIQTYTLMCDIAENIVSIIESTEFI; encoded by the coding sequence ATGGCAAATAGAAGGCGCTTGGTATCGATACTACAGTCCGTGGAACAGGTGGGCGATCAGACAAGGAACAATACATTTTCCATAAGCTCGAACAGCACAGCAGCCATGTATATTGAGACTGGTACCTTGAAAGGTGTGACGCTACGCGACGGGAAGGAAATGATTGAGGACATTGTTGATGGTATATTTGATGCGAATATTGGAGTGGCCAATTTGTCCAGTTCGCAGCCCTCGCTTACCGATACCTTTGAGAGTTCTGAGGAAATGGATGAGCGCTTGAAGCGTTGGCAGGACATGTTAAGGGATCGCTTAAAGATGCAGGAGCGAATATGGCGAAAGACAGGAAAAAGTCCCAATGAAATGCTTTTCAATCTTCCCCCGTCCGTGGAGCAGCGTGAAAAGGGTACAGTTCACCGATTGATGGACTATGCGAGCCGTATGAATCCTATAAGACTAAAACAGAAGATTCCCGACGTTCTTCCCCAGCGACTTGATAGACAGACGGGCACATGTCTACTTGAAGTACAGGAGACTCTGCCCCAAGCTGAAAGAACTGGCACAACTTCAGTGGAAATAAGTGGACTTCCCAAATCGACAAAGAGAGAAATACTCTCTCCACCTAGAGGACTCGCTGTTACGAgtccaaaacaaaataaaaacaaatggtaTAACTCCAAAGAGCTGGAAAATCAAATACTGGCAAAGGACGAAGATATCAGGCGAGTATTGGAGTTCTGTCCGGATATAAGTGGACTTGAAGTAGTCGGTAATAATCACAACAAATTCTATCACACCGAGCACATTGACCTGCTGCATAGTGAGCATATTTATACGGTCAGTACCAGTACCGAAAGTTATCATGAAAGTCAGAAATCGAGCGAGGTTGACTGTCATCAACAGTTGCCGCCAGAAGATATTAAAGTTGGCATTAAGATAAATGACATGGTATATACTGCGGAGCAGAAGCGTCACATTTCTGTTGGCGACTTGCAGTTCCATTTTGAATGCGAACCATACCAAGTTCAAGTTAAGGAGGTTTTTCGCTTGGAAAATATTGGCAAGAAGGTTATGATTTGTGAGTGGACCAGGCATTTCGAGACCCACCAGAGAACACAAGATTGGGAGGATTGCGAAAATTGTTTCCTTTTCGATCGCAAATTACTTATACTCTTTCCCGGTGAGGTTTACATATCGAAGGTCCTTTTTCAGCCATCTGTCGTCTCGCTGAGCAAACAGAGCTGGGAGCTAAAAACCTTTCCCAATATCTTTTGTACTCCACGTGGTGCACTTGTCGTTTACTTTATTGGCAAGTGTGTGGTACCGTTAATGTATGCAGAGAAGATTAACCGACTACTCCagtttgttatcgataaaagCACTGACCAGGCAATTAGAAAGTTGAGCACAAATCAGGGTGAATTGGCACCGCTCTTAGAGTCAGCGGAGAGGTTGCTGCCCTGTGGAAGGGACCTTGATGAACGCGAGCTATTCAATGCTCTAAATGTGGGTTACCATTGCAAACGGTTTGAGGATCTGGAAGACCTGCGAGTTCTGCACAATGCTCTGAAAACGCCACGCGAACCAATATGGGATCTGCGACTTGATACTATTAAGAAGATTATCTTGCGCCTTCCTATTCTTGAATATCGAGAATCCTATTTTAACAAGTTTATCGATATACAGCAATCAATGAAATCTTGTGGCGATACTCAGTTTTCTACCTTTGATCATCGCCAGGAGCGGGAAAGATCACGTCTAATTTATGTGCGGGGCTGCATTGCCAATGGCATTGAGGAATGGGAAGAGCTTATGATATCCATAGAGTTGACCTGTTTGAAATCGGAGTATGTTAATTTCTATTCAGATTCCCAGGATAAGCCAGGTGAAGGGGAGGATGAAAAGCCATGGCTGACACAATTGAAAAACGACAACCTAGACttgtatttacttaaaaagcTTAGGGCCAAAAAGTACTACAGAGACTCGCTCTACATACAGACCTATACTCTAATGTGTGATATTGCTGAGAATATCGTGTCGATTATAGAGAGCACAGAGTTCATTTGA
- the LOC117785747 gene encoding uncharacterized protein LOC117785747, protein MLPNTQALSTISFMGKLEPPKPVTWAPLTLTNLVTLYPSSTDFPKDLLDGALKAGPSMSHYSGRIVDDILEEIFAERRGLFPETSSSCKLDEPPKRSPELHVDKRLKYWRQMLAKRQKLQQRVQCQTGKTPDQMLFNRRSTFDNRNKETVLRVLDYADRMSAEKLSLKPVNTLKDAVDPNTCEILEGADETWPEAEQDGYKDVEIIGIPKVVQQELMGEQAVPEQLPHGWMKSRVLEERIVERFDDIRDVVEFFPDLDKLQVTGTNVEKLKKQPYSAFLEEEQLIDISTSNPLTGSEEYLDEPNYLESDSLSILNIPEIGLKINGKDYIPCDKPLNDCFEVLTKFKCDPFQRRIKHILQLTNIGRQTLSFNWQQGVYFYNKATLLLAKDNEFHFDTDSFRLTHGQSYNLVVMYQPRKVSMATELWRLHIEPKIICGNKESLQLRFHGCCTAPKEYTAKLQELHCAVICKSNLDEMNSLMHQQAALVPLIEPPLTCCAYERTLDERELFSSLNPGYNCVRFDDLEVFKGMHKHLKKPREPQWDLRLETIKLLIMRIPSLETRKKMFANFMVISEPLLGTAPNLELTGQLEVQKQRTRFIYVRGVICNGIEEWEDLMFTIEESFYKSELQQYFMNQLVDEEEEENDSEAKIGIFTGFSNNTEEDENNLGEKIAAEVLKSLHHSKYFRDALYIQTYSHLCNIAENIVSVIESTEDVPN, encoded by the coding sequence ATGTTGCCCAACACTCAAGCACTGTCAACGATTAGTTTTATGGGCAAACTTGAACCGCCCAAGCCGGTCACATGGGCTCCCTTAACGTTGACCAATCTGGTCACACTGTATCCCTCGTCGACAGATTTTCCAAAGGATCTGCTCGATGGAGCGCTCAAAGCTGGACCAAGCATGTCCCACTACAGCGGACGCATTGTGGATGACATACTGGAGGAGATATTTGCCGAGCGTCGTGGTCTTTTCCCGGAAACCTCCTCATCTTGTAAGCTTGATGAACCCCCAAAGCGTTCCCCGGAGCTCCATGTGGATAAGCGACTCAAGTACTGGCGACAGATGCTCGCAAAGCGACAGAAGTTGCAGCAACGAGTTCAATGCCAAACCGGCAAGACTCCAGACCAGATGCTATTCAATCGACGCTCCACATTCGACAATCGCAACAAGGAGACCGTACTGCGAGTCCTAGATTATGCGGATCGCATGTCAGCCGAGAAACTATCGCTGAAGCCAGTGAATACCTTGAAAGACGCTGTTGATCCCAACACTTGCGAGATCTTGGAAGGAGCAGATGAGACCTGGCCAGAGGCAGAACAAGACGGCTACAAAGATGTGGAAATCATTGGCATACCCAAGGTGGTACAGCAGGAGCTGATGGGAGAGCAGGCTGTTCCAGAGCAGCTACCACATGGCTGGATGAAGTCACGTGTGCTGGAGGAACGCATTGTGGAGCGTTTTGATGATATTCGCGATGTGGTCGAGTTCTTTCCCGATCTCGACAAGTTGCAGGTAACAGGCACAAATGTTGAGAAGCTAAAAAAACAGCCGTACTCAGCTTTTCTTGAGGAGGAGCAGCTCATTGACATAAGCACGAGCAACCCATTAACCGGTTCTGAGGAGTACTTGGACGAACCAAATTACCTTGAGTCTGATTCACTCAGCATACTCAATATACCAGAAATTGGACTTAAGATCAATGGCAAGGATTACATTCCCTGTGATAAGCCACTTAACGATTGCTTCGAGGTACTCACCAAGTTCAAATGCGATCCCTTTCAACGCCGCATTAAGCACATCCTGCAGCTGACCAACATTGGCAGACAGACCTTGTCCTTCAACTGGCAACAGGGTGTCTATTTCTACAACAAAGCCACCCTGCTGCTGGCCAAGGACAACGAGTTTCACTTTGACACGGACAGCTTCCGCTTGACACACGGCCAGAGCTACAACCTGGTTGTGATGTATCAGCCCCGCAAGGTCAGCATGGCCACGGAACTGTGGCGTCTTCACATTGAACCCAAGATCATCTGCGGCAACAAAGAATCGCTCCAGCTGCGCTTTCATGGCTGCTGCACAGCTCCAAAGGAGTACACGGCCAAGCTACAGGAACTGCACTGTGCGGTCATATGTAAATCGAACCTGGACGAGATGAACAGTTTGATGCACCAACAGGCTGCGCTGGTGCCTCTAATTGAGCCACCTTTGACCTGCTGTGCCTACGAACGTACTTTAGATGAACGCGAGCTGTTCAGCTCGCTGAATCCCGGCTACAATTGCGTCCGGTTCGATGATCTGGAGGTCTTTAAGGGCATGCACAAGCACCTGAAGAAGCCGCGTGAACCTCAGTGGGATCTACGTCTGGAGACCATCAAGCTGCTCATCATGCGTATTCCGAGTTTAGAGACACGCAAGAAAATGTTTGCCAATTTTATGGTGATTTCGGAACCGCTTCTGGGAACCGCTCCCAACTTGGAGTTAACGGGACAACTGGAGGTGCAAAAGCAACGCActagatttatttatgtgcgtGGAGTCATTTGCAACGGCATAGAGGAGTGGGAGGACCTTATGTTTACCATCGAAGAGTCTTTCTACAAGTCGGAGTTACAGCAATACTTTATGAACCAGTTGGTGGacgaagaggaagaagagaaCGACTCAGAAGCAAAAATTGGCATCTTTACAGGGTTCAGCAACAATACAGAAGAAGATGAAAACAATTTGGGGGAGAAGATCGCGGCCGAAGTTTTGAAAAGTCTCCATCATTCCAAGTACTTTCGTGATGCCCTCTATATACAAACTTATTCGCATCTTTGCAATATTGCTGAGAATATTGTTTCGGTTATTGAAAGCACTGAAGATGTGCCCAATTGA